One window of Microbacterium sp. 1S1 genomic DNA carries:
- a CDS encoding DUF2304 domain-containing protein, whose protein sequence is MWIQFLLIAAIIVLAVFMMRRTGADSHLAIRRLLMGLFVVVAVLSVLFPQWLSWLASLVGVGRGTDLVLYGLIVMFLAFVYSQYRRNIALQRQLTLLARKIALLEAQENERDASRNP, encoded by the coding sequence ATGTGGATCCAGTTCCTGCTCATCGCGGCGATCATCGTCCTCGCCGTCTTCATGATGCGCCGCACGGGTGCCGACAGTCACCTGGCGATCCGACGCCTCCTCATGGGGTTGTTCGTCGTCGTCGCCGTGCTGTCCGTGCTCTTCCCGCAGTGGTTGAGCTGGCTCGCGAGCCTCGTCGGGGTCGGTCGCGGCACCGATCTCGTGCTCTACGGCTTGATCGTGATGTTCCTCGCGTTCGTGTACTCGCAGTACAGGCGCAACATCGCGCTGCAGCGTCAGCTCACCCTGCTCGCGCGGAAGATCGCCCTGCTCGAAGCCCAGGAGAACGAGCGGGACGCTAGTCGCAACCCGTGA
- a CDS encoding glycosyltransferase family 2 protein, which translates to MSSSVPAPSPADPRAWVVIPLYNEASVIGGVIESLKPHFSHIVCVDDGSSDGSAAEAAAAGAHLVQHPVNLGQGAALQTGIAFALAHPECDYIVTFDADGQHRVEDALGMLALARRDDVAIVFGSRFLDDRTNPGWMKKVILKTAVWVTNLTTSLKLTDAHNGLRVIRRDAAAAIELKQDRMAHATEIVLELGRTGLPWKEYPVELLYTDYSKAKGQSVLNSVNILVDLVVR; encoded by the coding sequence ATGTCCTCGAGCGTCCCCGCGCCCTCCCCCGCCGATCCCCGCGCCTGGGTCGTCATCCCCCTCTACAACGAAGCCAGCGTGATCGGCGGCGTCATCGAGAGCCTGAAGCCGCACTTCTCGCACATCGTCTGCGTGGACGACGGGTCCAGCGATGGCTCGGCCGCGGAGGCCGCCGCCGCCGGGGCACATCTCGTGCAGCATCCGGTGAACCTCGGGCAGGGGGCCGCGCTCCAGACGGGCATCGCCTTCGCTCTCGCCCACCCGGAGTGCGACTACATCGTCACGTTCGACGCCGACGGTCAGCACCGCGTGGAGGACGCCCTCGGCATGCTCGCGCTCGCCCGCCGCGACGATGTCGCCATCGTGTTCGGTTCCCGGTTCCTGGACGACCGCACCAACCCTGGATGGATGAAGAAGGTCATCCTCAAGACGGCGGTGTGGGTCACGAACCTCACGACGAGCCTCAAGCTCACGGACGCCCATAACGGACTCCGCGTGATCCGCCGCGACGCCGCGGCGGCCATCGAGCTGAAGCAGGACCGCATGGCCCACGCCACCGAGATCGTCCTCGAGCTCGGCCGCACGGGCCTGCCGTGGAAGGAGTACCCCGTGGAGCTCCTCTACACCGACTACTCGAAGGCGAAGGGCCAGAGCGTGCTGAACTCCGTGAACATCCTCGTCGACCTGGTGGTGCGCTGA
- a CDS encoding glycosyltransferase family 4 protein, with protein MSRRRRAVIATRLYTPEVTAASFRMEALAQALADDSDVTVLSTKPPRDTVIADAPGVVVRRAPVLRDRSGAIRGYVPYLSFDVPLFFRLLVRRSDVIVAEAPPTTGFAAAIAALLTRRPLVYYPGDVWTDAVASMDAPGPVVAVMRFVERFVLRRAARSLAVSNEVADRLAAIGGRPERVVTVGNGIDTAVFRPDVVPHEAERPYFVYTGTMSEWQQPDVFIRALALLPDQEVELRFFGQGAVEAELKDLAAQLAPGRVHFGGLVGPATSASWIRGAVGALVSIVPGIGYDFARPTKTYAAAAVGTPVLFTGAETGGDVVRAGGLGEAVGFDPEEVAAAMRRLLDARATGETEHARAGRAAWAVDNASLTTVGARAADVVRGACRGTRSNAK; from the coding sequence ATGTCGAGGAGACGACGCGCCGTCATCGCGACACGGCTGTACACGCCGGAAGTGACCGCGGCGAGTTTCCGGATGGAGGCGCTCGCCCAGGCACTGGCGGACGACTCCGATGTCACCGTCCTGAGCACGAAGCCCCCGCGCGACACCGTGATCGCCGACGCCCCGGGGGTGGTCGTGCGGCGCGCGCCGGTGCTGAGAGATCGCAGCGGCGCCATCCGCGGGTATGTCCCGTACCTGTCGTTCGACGTCCCCCTCTTCTTCCGGCTGCTGGTCCGGCGGAGCGACGTGATCGTCGCCGAGGCGCCGCCGACGACCGGGTTCGCGGCCGCGATCGCCGCGCTCCTCACCCGACGCCCGCTGGTGTACTACCCGGGCGACGTGTGGACCGATGCGGTCGCGTCTATGGACGCCCCCGGTCCCGTGGTCGCCGTGATGCGGTTCGTCGAGCGCTTCGTCCTGCGCCGCGCGGCACGGTCGCTGGCCGTCTCGAACGAGGTCGCCGACCGGCTCGCCGCGATCGGCGGGCGACCCGAGCGTGTCGTGACGGTCGGCAACGGGATCGACACCGCGGTCTTCCGCCCTGACGTCGTGCCGCACGAGGCGGAGCGGCCCTACTTCGTCTACACCGGCACGATGTCGGAGTGGCAGCAGCCGGACGTGTTCATCCGCGCGCTCGCTCTGCTCCCGGATCAGGAGGTCGAGCTCCGCTTCTTCGGACAGGGAGCGGTGGAGGCAGAGCTGAAGGACCTCGCCGCTCAGCTCGCTCCGGGGCGCGTGCACTTCGGAGGGCTCGTCGGGCCCGCGACCTCGGCGTCCTGGATCCGCGGGGCGGTCGGCGCGCTGGTGAGTATCGTCCCCGGCATCGGCTACGACTTCGCGCGGCCGACCAAGACGTATGCCGCCGCAGCGGTGGGGACCCCGGTGCTCTTCACCGGCGCGGAGACGGGCGGAGACGTCGTGCGTGCGGGTGGACTCGGCGAAGCCGTCGGATTCGACCCGGAGGAAGTGGCCGCGGCCATGCGGCGGCTGCTCGACGCGCGGGCGACAGGGGAGACCGAACACGCCAGGGCGGGCCGCGCCGCGTGGGCGGTCGACAACGCCTCGCTCACCACCGTCGGTGCCCGTGCCGCTGACGTCGTTCGCGGCGCGTGTCGAGGTACGCGGAGCAACGCCAAGTAG
- a CDS encoding acyltransferase — translation MTETSRVRIVDSADVSADAVIGDGSSIWHLAQVREQARLGENCIVGRGAYIGTGVEMGDNCKVQNYALVYEPAKLGDGVFIGPAVVLTNDTYPRAINADGSLKSAHDWEPVGVTIERGASIGARATCVAPVTIGAWATVAAGAVVVKDVPAHALVAGVPARRIGWVGEAGVPLTRADDDHTWVCPATGTRFIETDGTLTKETV, via the coding sequence GTGACTGAAACCTCCCGCGTGCGGATCGTCGATTCCGCCGATGTGTCCGCCGACGCCGTCATCGGCGACGGATCCTCCATCTGGCACCTCGCCCAGGTCCGCGAGCAGGCCCGCCTCGGCGAGAACTGCATCGTCGGCCGCGGCGCGTACATCGGTACCGGCGTGGAGATGGGCGACAACTGCAAGGTGCAGAACTACGCCCTCGTCTACGAGCCCGCCAAGCTCGGCGACGGCGTCTTCATCGGTCCCGCCGTCGTGCTCACCAACGACACCTACCCGCGCGCCATCAATGCGGACGGCAGCCTGAAGAGCGCGCACGACTGGGAGCCGGTCGGGGTCACCATCGAGCGCGGCGCGTCGATCGGTGCCCGCGCGACCTGCGTTGCGCCGGTGACGATCGGCGCCTGGGCGACGGTCGCTGCCGGAGCCGTGGTCGTCAAGGACGTCCCGGCGCACGCCCTCGTCGCCGGCGTCCCCGCGCGACGCATCGGCTGGGTCGGTGAGGCGGGTGTTCCGCTCACCCGCGCCGACGACGATCACACCTGGGTGTGCCCCGCCACCGGGACACGCTTCATCGAGACCGACGGAACACTGACCAAGGAGACCGTGTGA
- a CDS encoding DegT/DnrJ/EryC1/StrS family aminotransferase, whose amino-acid sequence MSEFIPPAKPLIGDEEREAVDRVLRSGMVAQGPEVAAFEQEFSAHFVPGRPSVAVNSGTAGLHLGLLAAGVGPGDEVIVPSFTFAATGNSVALTGGTPVFVDIEPDTFSLDPEAVAAAITPKTKGILPVHLYGHPARMRELETLAAERGVALYEDAAQAHGASLDGRPVGSFGEFAMFSLYPTKNMTSGEGGMVTTATEEIARQVKLLRNQGMERQYENEIVGFNARMTDIHAAIGRVQLTKVDAWTKTRQENAAFLDANLQGVVVPPVADGAVHVYHQYTIRVPEDRDGFVAALKNEYNVGAGVYYPIPNHRLPSLTHFAPGLDLPETERAAREVASLPVHPSLSQDDLERIVAAVNAVAKAGA is encoded by the coding sequence GTGAGCGAGTTCATTCCCCCCGCCAAGCCCCTCATCGGCGACGAAGAGCGGGAGGCCGTCGACCGCGTCCTCCGCAGCGGCATGGTGGCACAGGGCCCCGAGGTCGCCGCCTTCGAGCAGGAGTTCTCGGCGCACTTCGTGCCCGGTCGGCCCTCCGTGGCAGTCAACTCGGGCACCGCCGGCCTGCACCTCGGACTGCTCGCCGCCGGCGTCGGCCCCGGGGACGAGGTCATCGTGCCGTCCTTCACCTTCGCCGCGACCGGCAACTCCGTCGCGCTCACCGGCGGCACCCCGGTCTTCGTCGACATCGAACCGGACACCTTCTCCCTGGACCCGGAGGCGGTCGCCGCGGCGATCACTCCGAAGACCAAGGGCATCCTCCCCGTGCACCTCTACGGCCACCCCGCTCGGATGCGGGAGCTCGAGACGCTCGCGGCAGAGCGCGGTGTCGCCCTGTACGAGGACGCTGCACAGGCGCACGGCGCGTCGCTCGACGGCCGCCCCGTCGGCTCCTTCGGCGAGTTCGCGATGTTCAGCCTCTATCCGACGAAGAACATGACCAGTGGTGAGGGCGGCATGGTGACGACGGCGACCGAGGAGATCGCCCGTCAGGTCAAGCTGCTGCGCAACCAGGGCATGGAGCGGCAGTACGAGAACGAGATTGTGGGCTTCAACGCCCGCATGACCGACATCCATGCCGCGATCGGACGAGTGCAGCTGACCAAGGTCGACGCCTGGACGAAGACCCGCCAGGAGAACGCCGCCTTCCTCGACGCGAACCTGCAGGGCGTCGTCGTCCCGCCGGTCGCCGACGGCGCCGTGCACGTGTACCACCAGTACACGATCCGCGTCCCCGAGGACCGGGACGGCTTCGTCGCCGCGCTGAAGAACGAGTACAACGTCGGCGCCGGCGTGTACTACCCGATCCCGAACCACCGCCTCCCGTCGCTGACGCACTTCGCTCCGGGCCTCGACCTGCCGGAGACCGAGCGTGCGGCGCGCGAGGTCGCTTCGCTGCCGGTGCATCCATCACTCAGTCAGGACGACCTCGAGCGCATCGTCGCCGCGGTGAACGCCGTCGCGAAGGCGGGTGCCTGA
- a CDS encoding Gfo/Idh/MocA family protein, with translation MADLRAGLLGVGMMGRHHARVLRELDGVELVAIADPGGDPHGVAGDLEILPDIDALIGVGIDVAVVAVPTQFHEDAALKLAAAGVHTLVEKPIAHSVEAGQRMVDAFAAAGLVGAVGHIERFNPAVQELRRRIEAGELGAVYQVVTRRQGPFPSRIADVGVAKDLASHDVDLTAWVVQSDYERVFAQTAFKSGREHEDMITITGRTANGVIVNNIVNWLSPMKERVTVVTGEKGAFVADTSTGDLTFYANGTIPLEWESVSSFRGVSEGDVTRYAFAKREPLRVEHEAFRDAVLGQQTDVVTMEQGLRTLAVVEAALESSRTGHALPLLDA, from the coding sequence ATGGCAGACCTGCGCGCCGGCCTCCTCGGCGTCGGGATGATGGGCCGCCACCACGCCCGCGTACTGCGCGAACTGGACGGTGTGGAGCTCGTCGCGATCGCCGACCCCGGTGGCGACCCGCACGGCGTCGCCGGCGACCTGGAGATCCTTCCCGACATCGATGCGCTCATCGGCGTCGGCATCGATGTCGCCGTCGTGGCCGTTCCGACGCAGTTCCACGAGGATGCGGCGCTCAAGCTCGCCGCCGCCGGCGTGCACACGCTGGTCGAGAAGCCGATCGCCCACAGCGTCGAGGCCGGCCAGCGCATGGTCGACGCCTTCGCTGCGGCCGGACTCGTCGGGGCGGTCGGGCATATCGAGCGCTTCAACCCCGCCGTGCAGGAGCTGCGTCGCCGGATCGAAGCCGGCGAACTCGGCGCCGTGTACCAGGTGGTCACCCGCCGCCAGGGTCCGTTCCCGTCGCGGATCGCCGATGTCGGCGTGGCGAAGGACCTCGCCTCGCACGACGTCGACCTCACGGCCTGGGTCGTGCAGAGCGATTACGAGCGCGTGTTCGCCCAGACCGCGTTCAAGAGCGGTCGCGAGCACGAGGACATGATCACGATCACCGGCCGGACGGCCAACGGCGTGATCGTGAATAACATCGTCAACTGGCTGAGCCCGATGAAGGAGCGCGTCACGGTCGTCACGGGGGAGAAGGGCGCCTTCGTCGCCGACACCTCGACCGGTGACCTCACTTTCTACGCCAACGGCACGATTCCCCTCGAATGGGAGTCCGTGTCCTCCTTCCGCGGGGTCTCCGAAGGAGACGTCACGCGCTACGCGTTCGCCAAGCGCGAGCCGCTGCGCGTCGAGCATGAGGCCTTCCGCGATGCCGTGCTCGGGCAGCAGACCGACGTCGTCACGATGGAGCAGGGATTGCGGACCCTCGCCGTGGTCGAGGCGGCCTTGGAGTCGTCGCGGACCGGTCACGCGCTTCCCCTCCTGGACGCCTGA
- a CDS encoding glycosyltransferase family 4 protein, translated as MSALAGLKRAVTGAIPDPVAERVLPWRRAAFRSAGVTTVAPAERRLFIAPVNSAGQGYAWARAAERLPGVSAANFMYRGADDVFAYPADHSVPTAYFVANRRWQAAQRRAVARGFTHAVVESGRQVLGGGSTPEEDIAWLRDRGLRVALLWHGSDIRRPDQHARREPDSPFRDGSYPEQPRLQAITEANHRLMRTLGLPVFVSTPDLLTDVPEATWLPVVVDADPWSAAAPSVPLRRDRPVVVHAPSRAGLKGTATIAPTLRRLHGEGVIEYREVTGVSAARMPEVYGEADIVLDQFSLGIYGVAACEALASGRVVVSHVSDEVRERVRTRTGRELPVLESRAADLDRVLRGILADRDRAATFAAAGPGFVRAVHSGQRAADALSGFLGEREG; from the coding sequence ATGAGCGCGCTGGCGGGGCTCAAGAGAGCCGTGACGGGAGCGATCCCCGATCCTGTCGCCGAACGCGTTCTGCCCTGGAGACGCGCCGCGTTCCGATCCGCGGGTGTGACCACCGTCGCGCCGGCGGAGAGGCGGCTGTTCATCGCGCCGGTGAACTCCGCGGGGCAGGGCTACGCCTGGGCACGTGCGGCTGAGCGGCTGCCCGGCGTGAGCGCGGCGAATTTCATGTATCGCGGTGCGGACGACGTCTTCGCATACCCCGCCGACCACTCGGTCCCGACGGCCTATTTCGTCGCGAACAGACGGTGGCAGGCGGCCCAGCGGCGTGCGGTCGCCCGGGGCTTCACCCATGCCGTGGTGGAGTCGGGCAGGCAGGTCCTGGGTGGGGGCTCGACACCGGAGGAGGACATCGCGTGGTTGCGCGACCGCGGACTCCGGGTCGCCCTGCTCTGGCACGGCAGTGACATCCGCCGACCGGATCAGCATGCGCGCAGGGAACCGGACTCCCCGTTCCGCGATGGCAGCTATCCGGAGCAGCCGCGGTTGCAGGCCATCACCGAAGCGAACCATCGGCTGATGCGGACGCTCGGGCTGCCCGTCTTCGTCTCGACGCCCGACTTGCTCACGGACGTGCCCGAGGCGACGTGGCTTCCCGTGGTCGTCGACGCGGACCCGTGGTCGGCTGCGGCTCCCTCCGTGCCGCTGCGCCGGGACCGCCCGGTCGTCGTGCACGCTCCGAGCCGGGCGGGGCTGAAGGGGACGGCGACGATCGCTCCCACGTTGCGCCGATTGCACGGCGAAGGAGTGATCGAGTACCGCGAGGTCACCGGAGTCTCCGCGGCCCGCATGCCGGAGGTCTACGGCGAGGCGGACATCGTCCTCGACCAGTTCTCGCTGGGCATCTACGGCGTCGCGGCCTGCGAGGCTCTCGCGAGCGGACGCGTCGTGGTCAGTCACGTGTCCGACGAGGTGCGCGAGCGCGTGCGCACCCGCACCGGCAGGGAGCTGCCGGTCCTCGAGTCGCGAGCGGCAGATCTGGACCGCGTGCTGCGCGGCATCCTCGCCGACCGGGACCGGGCCGCCACGTTCGCCGCCGCGGGACCCGGGTTCGTGCGAGCCGTGCATTCCGGGCAGCGCGCTGCCGACGCGTTGAGCGGCTTCCTCGGCGAACGTGAAGGCTGA
- a CDS encoding ABC transporter ATP-binding protein — protein sequence MKLVAKTYRELVTYLPGDARSYLLRYVVVSCLLSILDIGAIMLLALSLTPMIARTTITLPIIGEIGEEDYIWLIGGVAVLILVKSALALLQQWFATRRFAAFELEIGRQLFDSYIKAPWTYRLGRNTAQIVRIADVGIANTISGFLLPIVQLPSLIVSFVLILAIIVVAQPLTALITVVYLGGIMALLYWVVSGRSVQAGRVSRDYSFKVATLMTEMMQALKEITLRNKTGEVAGIVQYNRSFSTRARANMNFLGSVPGFVLNSALVGGFVLVGGIGYALGGMQEALASVALFAVAGFRLVPSLTGFQSIVTTTTANVPHVQAVIFDIQVSEKYIEVAERLGQKPIEGEPRMLTLTDVSFGYPKHEDTPAVHDINLRIPIGSSLALVGSSGAGKSTLVDILLGLLVPQKGEIRLDGQDLNDVLAAWRARVGYVPQDVSLFDGTVAQNVALDWDDKDIDFDRVRASLERAQLWETIEAREGGMRGRIGERGLSLSGGQRQRLGIARALYSDPLILVLDEATSALDTKTESKVTEAIRSLKGEVTIVSVAHRLSTIRDSDLVCFMQDGTIADQGTFDELVARVPNFAEQAQLAGLT from the coding sequence ATGAAGCTCGTTGCGAAGACCTACCGGGAGCTCGTGACCTATCTCCCCGGAGACGCCCGCTCCTACCTGCTGCGCTACGTCGTGGTCTCCTGCCTGCTGAGCATCCTCGACATCGGCGCGATCATGCTCCTGGCCCTCAGCCTGACCCCGATGATCGCCCGGACGACCATCACGCTCCCGATCATCGGTGAGATCGGCGAAGAGGACTACATCTGGCTGATCGGCGGCGTCGCGGTCCTCATCCTCGTGAAGTCGGCTCTCGCGCTGCTCCAGCAGTGGTTCGCCACCCGCCGTTTCGCCGCGTTCGAGCTCGAGATCGGCCGGCAGCTCTTCGACAGCTACATCAAAGCGCCCTGGACCTACCGCCTCGGCCGCAACACGGCCCAGATCGTCCGGATCGCCGACGTCGGCATCGCGAACACCATCAGCGGCTTCCTGCTTCCGATCGTGCAGCTGCCTTCCCTGATCGTGAGCTTCGTGCTGATCCTCGCGATCATCGTCGTCGCCCAGCCGCTGACGGCCCTCATCACGGTCGTCTACCTCGGCGGCATCATGGCTCTGCTGTACTGGGTGGTCTCCGGCCGCTCGGTGCAGGCGGGACGCGTCTCCCGCGACTACTCCTTCAAGGTCGCGACGCTGATGACCGAGATGATGCAGGCGCTCAAGGAGATCACGCTGCGGAACAAGACCGGCGAGGTGGCCGGCATCGTCCAGTACAACCGCTCCTTCAGCACCCGGGCCCGCGCGAACATGAACTTCCTCGGCTCGGTCCCCGGCTTCGTGCTCAACTCCGCCCTCGTGGGCGGCTTCGTGCTCGTCGGCGGCATCGGCTATGCCCTCGGGGGCATGCAGGAGGCACTGGCATCGGTGGCGCTCTTCGCGGTGGCGGGCTTCCGCCTCGTCCCCTCCCTGACCGGTTTCCAGTCGATCGTGACGACGACCACGGCGAACGTCCCGCACGTGCAGGCCGTGATCTTCGACATCCAGGTCTCCGAGAAGTACATCGAGGTCGCGGAGCGGCTGGGGCAGAAGCCGATCGAGGGGGAGCCGCGGATGCTCACCCTGACCGACGTGTCCTTCGGATACCCGAAGCACGAGGACACCCCGGCCGTGCACGACATCAACCTCCGCATCCCGATCGGCAGCTCGCTCGCCCTCGTGGGATCGTCCGGCGCAGGGAAGTCCACGCTGGTCGACATCCTGCTCGGCCTCCTGGTGCCGCAGAAGGGCGAGATCCGTCTGGACGGCCAGGATCTCAACGACGTGCTGGCCGCCTGGCGCGCGCGGGTGGGCTACGTGCCCCAGGACGTCTCCCTCTTCGACGGCACGGTGGCCCAGAACGTGGCTCTGGACTGGGACGACAAGGACATCGACTTCGACCGCGTCCGTGCGTCCCTGGAGCGGGCCCAGCTCTGGGAGACGATCGAGGCGCGCGAGGGCGGCATGCGCGGACGGATCGGAGAGCGCGGTCTCTCGCTCTCCGGTGGCCAGCGCCAGCGCCTCGGCATCGCGCGGGCTCTGTACAGTGACCCTCTCATCCTCGTCCTCGACGAGGCGACCAGCGCGCTCGACACCAAGACCGAGTCGAAGGTCACGGAGGCCATCCGCAGTCTCAAGGGTGAGGTCACGATCGTGTCGGTCGCGCACCGGCTGTCCACCATCCGCGACAGCGACCTCGTCTGCTTCATGCAGGACGGGACCATCGCCGATCAGGGCACGTTCGACGAGCTCGTGGCCCGCGTGCCGAACTTCGCCGAGCAGGCGCAGCTGGCTGGCCTGACGTGA
- a CDS encoding glycosyltransferase yields MRTPFVDVVIACHDERRPIERAVASVLHDEDVRDLVRVTVVAHGLDPATLERRLAQLDGDVRVLPFQDGIRSAAGPFNHGLAAVEAEYCGVMGSDDFLEPGTMSGWIGYVRAERPDAAIAQIRLQGQGLMPNPLVRLGRRRRLDAARDRLFYRTAPLGLIRTARMRELGLHMLEGVRVGEDFEFGIRLWAQGGRIDLLRGAGTYVIGEDAAERTTLGTMTVSERLAPIVRLFEDGVFADLAPRIRTALAVKLIRITVVGNATALAAELDDEGVAAFAALLRRLLGVAPRALRPFNRQDRRILDGLLADPTVSRLRSDVASSRGAGRRDRWLTPDLLHSFARESTLRRYVLYFFTRERRSTR; encoded by the coding sequence GTGAGAACGCCGTTCGTCGACGTCGTCATCGCCTGCCACGACGAGCGGCGACCGATCGAACGCGCCGTCGCGTCGGTCCTCCACGACGAGGACGTACGCGACCTCGTGCGGGTGACGGTCGTGGCCCACGGGCTCGACCCGGCGACCCTGGAGCGACGCCTCGCGCAGCTCGACGGTGACGTCCGGGTGCTGCCGTTCCAGGACGGCATCCGCAGCGCCGCCGGACCGTTCAACCACGGTCTCGCTGCGGTCGAGGCGGAGTACTGCGGGGTGATGGGATCGGACGACTTCCTCGAGCCCGGCACCATGTCGGGCTGGATCGGGTACGTCCGCGCGGAGCGACCGGACGCCGCCATCGCGCAGATCCGGCTGCAGGGGCAGGGCCTCATGCCCAACCCCCTCGTGCGACTCGGACGACGGCGTCGTCTCGATGCCGCCCGCGACCGCCTGTTCTACCGCACCGCGCCCCTCGGTCTGATCCGCACCGCTCGCATGCGCGAACTCGGTCTGCACATGCTCGAAGGCGTCCGCGTGGGCGAGGATTTCGAGTTCGGCATCCGTCTCTGGGCGCAGGGCGGGCGGATCGACCTGCTCCGTGGCGCCGGCACCTACGTCATCGGAGAAGACGCGGCCGAGCGGACGACCCTCGGAACGATGACCGTCTCCGAGCGTCTCGCACCGATCGTGCGCCTTTTCGAGGACGGGGTCTTCGCCGACCTCGCCCCTCGTATCCGCACCGCGCTCGCCGTCAAGCTCATCCGGATCACGGTCGTCGGCAACGCGACCGCGCTCGCAGCCGAACTGGACGACGAGGGCGTCGCCGCCTTCGCCGCCCTGCTCCGCCGCCTCCTCGGGGTGGCTCCGCGCGCCCTGCGGCCCTTCAACCGCCAGGACCGCCGGATCCTCGATGGGCTGCTCGCCGATCCCACGGTGTCGAGACTGCGCAGCGATGTGGCGTCCTCCCGCGGGGCGGGTCGCCGTGACCGCTGGCTGACGCCCGACCTGCTGCACAGCTTCGCGCGAGAGTCCACGCTCCGCCGCTACGTCCTCTATTTCTTCACGCGCGAGCGAAGGAGCACTCGATGA